The following are encoded in a window of Kitasatospora fiedleri genomic DNA:
- a CDS encoding DUF6758 family protein, protein MRGEPSCPRCAGRVRAPGLFSDTWQCDLHGAVHPMQPVLPPSIEALNVAVNRSQVPVWLPWPLPVGWLFTGIAHAGDDLSGARATAVACSGPAPLGGFGELVLVAEEPGIGLGARYAGLDGPDPGDSVALYKPADAKLMAAGRPTPMFHVPGAPDDRAVYVGEARGLWLWAIAWPEQSALLMHDELVLTDLRDAGAELGLLPCGALTPRLLG, encoded by the coding sequence ATGAGGGGCGAGCCAAGCTGCCCGAGGTGCGCCGGTCGGGTCCGCGCCCCAGGTCTCTTCTCCGACACCTGGCAGTGCGATCTGCACGGTGCCGTGCACCCGATGCAGCCGGTGCTGCCCCCGAGCATCGAGGCGCTGAACGTCGCGGTGAACCGCTCGCAGGTGCCCGTCTGGCTGCCCTGGCCGCTGCCGGTGGGCTGGCTGTTCACCGGGATCGCGCACGCGGGGGACGACCTGTCGGGAGCCCGGGCCACCGCCGTCGCCTGCTCCGGCCCGGCGCCGCTCGGCGGGTTCGGCGAGCTGGTGCTGGTGGCCGAGGAGCCGGGCATCGGCCTGGGCGCCCGGTACGCCGGGCTGGACGGGCCGGACCCGGGCGATTCGGTGGCGCTGTACAAGCCGGCCGACGCCAAGCTGATGGCGGCGGGCCGCCCCACCCCGATGTTCCACGTCCCGGGCGCGCCGGACGACCGCGCGGTGTACGTCGGCGAGGCGCGCGGCCTGTGGCTGTGGGCGATCGCCTGGCCCGAGCAGTCGGCGCTGCTGATGCACGACGAGCTGGTGCTGACCGACCTGCGCGACGCGGGCGCCGAACTGGGCCTGCTGCCCTGCGGGGCGCTCACCCCGCGCCTGCTGGGCTAG
- a CDS encoding type II toxin-antitoxin system PemK/MazF family toxin has product MTEIVPVRGVVYRADAGYGLKPFLVVSNNARNQKLDSCLAVRLTTTPKPELPSIVKLGSADGALVGSVLCDDIVALYRDELREALGALSNTTMMKVAAGLRAALAL; this is encoded by the coding sequence ATGACCGAGATCGTGCCGGTCCGCGGCGTCGTCTACCGGGCCGACGCGGGCTACGGCCTCAAGCCGTTCCTCGTCGTCTCGAACAACGCCCGTAACCAGAAGCTCGACAGCTGCCTTGCCGTCAGGCTCACCACCACGCCGAAGCCCGAGCTGCCCAGCATCGTCAAGCTCGGCTCGGCCGACGGCGCTCTGGTCGGTTCCGTCCTGTGCGATGACATCGTCGCCCTGTACCGCGACGAACTCCGCGAGGCCCTCGGCGCGCTCAGCAACACCACCATGATGAAAGTCGCCGCGGGCCTTCGCGCAGCCCTCGCTCTCTGA